From a single Bdellovibrionales bacterium CG10_big_fil_rev_8_21_14_0_10_45_34 genomic region:
- a CDS encoding fatty oxidation complex subunit alpha has product MSVEESIRIVNRGDIALIEWDLVGEKVNKLSTPVMRRFVDVINELKSSHYKAAVMISRKPRIFIAGADIAEIKNIKTEKDAEEAAAGGQKVFNMIEDLPIPVVAAVHGACMGGGCEMILACDYRVCSDDPSTKIGLPETKLGIIPGFGGCVRLPRVIGLQASLDIILAGKAVDGRKAQKLGLVEKCVPSVNLEEAAMKMAQKAIRSKDKKRKKSYEPSGVMPMFLESFLGRPIVFKKARESVLKLTKGLYPAPLKAIDVIQKTYGSKYRDQSLEVEAKAFGEVAITDVSKNLIHLFYLVEGIKKKTGVEGEVPTKSIRKMAVLGAGTMGGGIAQLGADKSIDVIMKDLSDDAIKKGYQAAEKIWKKAVERRKLSKVGFQHKMDRIQGSTTYDGFKGVDLVIEAIVEDMNIKKKVIAECAAQCSPDVIIATNTSSLSVTEMSEGSPRPENFVGMHFFNPVDKMPLIEVIRGEKTSDVATATIFELSKKLGKYPVVVKDGPGFLVNRLLLPYLIEAVHLVEEGCSIEALDKAYLNFGMPMGPCHLIDEIGIDVCLKVAKIFHGAFGERAAVPPSMAKVVELNRLGKKNGRGFYLYDEKGKKLGVDQTVYKELGLSQPTNKISERDMVQRGIFAMINEAALAFVKDRIVEKAEDVDLAMIMGTGFPPFRGGLLRYADSVGSSVITDELEVYASKVGSRFKPSAPLAEMAKSSRTFY; this is encoded by the coding sequence GTGAGCGTTGAAGAAAGCATTAGGATAGTCAACAGAGGCGACATTGCATTAATCGAATGGGATTTGGTGGGAGAGAAGGTAAATAAGTTATCCACACCAGTCATGCGTCGTTTTGTAGACGTGATCAACGAATTAAAGAGCTCCCATTATAAAGCGGCCGTCATGATATCGCGAAAGCCGCGGATATTTATTGCTGGTGCCGATATTGCCGAGATTAAAAATATTAAAACAGAAAAAGATGCCGAAGAAGCTGCAGCGGGAGGGCAAAAAGTTTTCAACATGATCGAAGATTTGCCCATTCCAGTGGTGGCGGCTGTTCATGGTGCCTGCATGGGCGGCGGCTGCGAAATGATTTTAGCGTGTGATTATCGAGTCTGCTCTGATGATCCATCAACTAAGATAGGTCTTCCCGAAACAAAGCTTGGAATCATCCCAGGATTCGGCGGATGCGTTCGCCTTCCAAGAGTGATCGGTCTTCAAGCCTCTTTAGATATCATACTTGCCGGTAAAGCCGTTGACGGGAGAAAAGCGCAGAAGCTCGGCCTTGTCGAAAAATGTGTTCCTTCAGTGAATCTCGAAGAGGCGGCGATGAAAATGGCTCAAAAGGCCATTCGCTCGAAAGATAAAAAACGAAAGAAATCCTACGAACCCAGCGGCGTGATGCCCATGTTTTTAGAGAGCTTTCTCGGTCGCCCCATCGTTTTTAAGAAGGCTCGTGAATCTGTGCTAAAGCTCACGAAAGGGCTGTATCCTGCTCCGCTTAAAGCTATAGATGTTATCCAAAAAACTTACGGCTCAAAGTATCGAGATCAGAGTCTCGAAGTTGAGGCCAAAGCGTTCGGTGAAGTCGCCATCACGGATGTGAGTAAAAATCTCATTCATTTGTTCTATCTCGTAGAAGGCATCAAAAAGAAGACCGGCGTTGAAGGCGAAGTGCCCACCAAGAGCATTCGTAAGATGGCCGTGCTTGGCGCTGGAACGATGGGCGGCGGGATTGCTCAGCTTGGCGCTGATAAGTCGATCGACGTTATCATGAAAGATCTTAGCGATGATGCTATTAAAAAGGGTTATCAGGCGGCCGAAAAGATTTGGAAGAAAGCAGTTGAGAGAAGAAAGCTCTCGAAGGTCGGGTTTCAGCACAAAATGGATCGCATTCAAGGTTCAACGACTTACGACGGATTCAAAGGCGTCGATCTTGTTATCGAAGCCATCGTTGAAGATATGAACATCAAGAAGAAAGTCATCGCGGAGTGTGCAGCTCAGTGTTCGCCCGATGTGATTATTGCAACCAACACCTCCTCATTGTCAGTGACGGAAATGTCAGAAGGCTCGCCACGGCCTGAGAATTTTGTAGGGATGCATTTTTTCAATCCAGTAGATAAAATGCCTCTTATTGAAGTGATTCGCGGTGAGAAGACGAGCGACGTAGCTACGGCAACTATTTTTGAACTGTCCAAAAAACTCGGAAAGTACCCTGTCGTTGTTAAGGATGGCCCAGGTTTTCTTGTCAATCGGTTGCTGCTTCCGTATCTTATCGAAGCGGTTCATTTGGTAGAAGAAGGCTGTTCCATCGAGGCCCTTGATAAGGCTTACCTCAACTTCGGAATGCCCATGGGGCCTTGTCATCTCATCGACGAAATTGGAATTGATGTTTGTTTAAAGGTAGCCAAGATTTTTCATGGCGCTTTTGGTGAGCGTGCAGCAGTGCCGCCTTCAATGGCTAAGGTTGTCGAGCTCAATCGCCTTGGAAAAAAGAATGGTCGAGGTTTCTACCTTTATGACGAAAAGGGTAAAAAGTTAGGTGTTGATCAAACAGTTTACAAAGAATTGGGTCTTTCTCAGCCCACCAATAAAATTTCTGAAAGGGACATGGTTCAGCGCGGAATATTTGCGATGATAAATGAGGCAGCTCTTGCTTTCGTGAAGGATCGCATTGTTGAAAAAGCAGAAGACGTAGACTTGGCAATGATAATGGGAACAGGCTTTCCTCCTTTTCGTGGAGGGCTCCTTAGGTATGCAGACAGTGTGGGAAGTTCGGTAATTACGGATGAGCTCGAAGTTTACGCTTCAAAAGTGGGCTCTCGGTTCAAACCAAGCGCTCCACTAGCAGAGATGGCAAAAAGCAGCCGCACGTTTTACTAG